ATCGCAGGACTCGCCCGGGTTGGCGATTCGGTTAAAATTATCATAAACATGGAAAAGTTTTTGTTTGAGGAAGAAATGGAAGGAATCAATAAAAAGGAAGCCGTCCTGTCGTAGGAGAACAAAAAACTACAATTAAACAACCATATCGATTTCAGGAGGTGTCCAGTGAAAAAATGGAGTTTAATCATTATCGGTTTGTTGCTGTTCATACAATATTCTTTTGGCGGTAAGGTAACCTGGCTACAGTATTTTTACGCCATCAAACAAATTTTCCCCGATGAAAAGCAGGTCTCTATTCTCATCCCTAAACAAGTCATGGAGGCCGAGCAAAAAGACATCAGACGCGCGGCGGCCATAACCAAGTTTACCGTTAAACTCTTTCCTGTGGAAGATACGCGCGACATCGGAACGAAAGTGAAAATGGTAAAAAAGAAAAGCATCCTGATTATTTATGACGATACGATGTTTAGGAATAAATCGAGCATGCTTTATATCCTGTCAAGGGCCAATGAACGGGAGCTTATGGTTGTAACGAGCTCGGAAGAATACGGGGAGAAGGGCGCTTTTTTGACCCTGTGCAAAAAGGATGACAAAAAGCTGAAAATTGTGGTCAATTTAAAATTTAAGCCGGAGCTCGCGGCAAAATTTACGCCTGAGTTTCAGCAAAAACTGGGCATTACTCAGGTTTTACAATGAGCATAATCAGGAAAGGAAGGGACCATGTGGTTTTCCAGACAAAATATCAGAAATAAAGTACTGTTGCTACTTATCCCGACCATTTTGTTCATGATCATAGGAGGGGTGTTGATCATACGCAAAATTACGCTTTCTGCCCTGGATCAGAATTTACAATCCTCGCATCGAATCATTGGGCACCTGGCGGTGGAAGCTGTAAAAACGGGCGTGGAGTTTGGCGATCGTGATTTAATTAAAGAGGCTCTGTCCGGCTTTGTGCGCGATCGGAATATTTCGTCCGTCAGAGTTTATGACGATAAAGGAGACGTGTTGTTTGCCTATGGCATCGAAAACGTAAGTCATGAAGATGCTCACAATGATGATGAACTATGGCAGAGCAACAACAATCTGTTTCTGAAATTACCGGTTACGTCAGGCGGAAAAACCATCGGTAAGGTAATCGTTGGACAAACTTTAGAAAGCCGCAATAAAGCGTTGAACAATGCCACCAATATTTTACTTTTGCTCTCCGTTCTGGGCGTTTTAGCCATAATAATTTTTCTGATCAAAATAACGCAAAAAATCACCCGCCCTTTAACCCATTTGAAAGAAGCGGCGTTACGGCTTTCTGAAGGGCAATTAGAGGTGCAAATAACCTATCCCCATCACGATGAACTGGGAGCTCTGGTGGAGGCCTTCCAAAAGATGTCGCAGGCCATCCGCCAAAAGGTGGAAGCGGCCAGAGCGCTGGCCAAAGGCGACATTGAAGTTGAAATAGAAACCCTTTCCGAAAACGATGTGCTCGGAAGCGCCCTGAATGAAGTCAAGGGCAGTTTAAAAGAGATGGTAAACGAACTGGAAGCGGTCATTACCCATCTGCAAAATGGCGCCATCGAAGCCCGTTGCGAGGTCAGCCAATTGTCCGGCGTTTATGCAGAAGTGCTCGCCAATTTGAATCACGCGCTGGATATGTTGACCAATCCCATAAAAGAAACGATCGGCATTTTAAACGAATATGCGCGCGGGAATCTGGAGCGCTCCATAAAGGAATTGCCGGGCGACCTGGCCGGATTGACGGTGGCCATTACGACCATTCAAACCAATCTTAAGGCTCTGATCACAGAGAGCATTGAACTGGTTGAACAGGCCAAAGCCGGAAATCTTAAATACCGCAGCGATGCGCAAAAGCTGGAAGGCGCCTATCGTCAAATTTTACATGGATTTAATCAGACGCTGGAAGCCATGACCGGGCCGGTAAACGAAATTAAACACGCGTTGCAGAAACTGGCCGAAGGCGACCTGCGGGCGAAAATCGAGGCGGATCACCCGGGCGATTACGGCCAGATGAAAGATGCGTTGAATCAGTCGTTAAAGGCGTTAAACGAAGTGCTTGCTTCCATTGCCACGGCCGTGGAGCAAATGCAAAGCGGCGCCAATCAGGTGGCCGATTCCAGTCAGGCCGTTTCGCAGGGGGCAACGGAGCAGGCCAGCTCGTTGCAGGAAACCACCGCTTCCATCGAAGAAATTGCCTCGCAGGCCCGACAAAATTCGGAAAATGCGGCCAAAGCCAATGAAATTTCTTCGATCGCTCAAAAGGCAGCCGAAGAGGGTAACCGACAAATGGCCGAAATGCTCCAGGCCATGCAGGCCATCAACGACTCTTCCAGTCAAATTTACAGGGTTATCAAAGTGATTGATGAAATAGCCTTTCAGACCAATTTACTGGCTTTAAATGCCGCCGTGGAAGCAGCCAGGGCCGGCGTGCACGGAAAAGGCTTTGCCGTGGTGGCCGAAGAGGTTCGCAATCTGGCACAGCGCAGCGCCAAGGCGGCTAAAGAAACCGAACAACTTATTGAAAATTCTACACAAAAGGTTAAATACGGCAGCGAAATTGCCAATCAAACGGCCAGTGCCTTGCAGTCCATCATCCAGAACATCACCAGCGTAAGCGATCTGATCGACGAAATAACCAGCGCTTCCGCCGAACAGGCCGAGGGAATAGAACAGATACGGGAATCATTAAAGCAAATTGACAACGTTACTCAGGCCAATGCCGCCAGCGCCGAGCAAAGCGCTGCGGCCGCAGATGAGCTTTCCAGTCAGGCCACCTACCTGCAAAAGATGATCGGTCATTTTAAATTGACCGCTTTTAAGTTGCAGGAATCGGTCACCGCCGCCGATCATTACCGGCCGGTGGAGGTAGGCCAGGGCCGCAAACAATGGCCGGGCTCTAACGGCAACGGAAATATAGGAAACAACGGCGATAGTTTTGACCTGAACGATGACGATTTTGGCGAGTTCTAACAAAACGAGGCGCGCATGAAAACAGAAGCCCCGCTGTTAACGGATGAAGCGTTTGATAAAATTAGCGAACTGGTTCACCGACGCGTCGGTATTGTGCTGACTACGCAAAAGCGCTCATTGGTGCTTGCCCGGCTGCAGTCGGTTTTACGAGAACACGGCTTCGTCAATTTTGAAGATTATCTCAAATTCCTGAAAAATGATGCAAGCGGTCGCGCGCTGAATACATTTATTAACCGTATAGCCACCAACCA
This sequence is a window from Caldithrix abyssi DSM 13497. Protein-coding genes within it:
- a CDS encoding methyl-accepting chemotaxis protein; translated protein: MWFSRQNIRNKVLLLLIPTILFMIIGGVLIIRKITLSALDQNLQSSHRIIGHLAVEAVKTGVEFGDRDLIKEALSGFVRDRNISSVRVYDDKGDVLFAYGIENVSHEDAHNDDELWQSNNNLFLKLPVTSGGKTIGKVIVGQTLESRNKALNNATNILLLLSVLGVLAIIIFLIKITQKITRPLTHLKEAALRLSEGQLEVQITYPHHDELGALVEAFQKMSQAIRQKVEAARALAKGDIEVEIETLSENDVLGSALNEVKGSLKEMVNELEAVITHLQNGAIEARCEVSQLSGVYAEVLANLNHALDMLTNPIKETIGILNEYARGNLERSIKELPGDLAGLTVAITTIQTNLKALITESIELVEQAKAGNLKYRSDAQKLEGAYRQILHGFNQTLEAMTGPVNEIKHALQKLAEGDLRAKIEADHPGDYGQMKDALNQSLKALNEVLASIATAVEQMQSGANQVADSSQAVSQGATEQASSLQETTASIEEIASQARQNSENAAKANEISSIAQKAAEEGNRQMAEMLQAMQAINDSSSQIYRVIKVIDEIAFQTNLLALNAAVEAARAGVHGKGFAVVAEEVRNLAQRSAKAAKETEQLIENSTQKVKYGSEIANQTASALQSIIQNITSVSDLIDEITSASAEQAEGIEQIRESLKQIDNVTQANAASAEQSAAAADELSSQATYLQKMIGHFKLTAFKLQESVTAADHYRPVEVGQGRKQWPGSNGNGNIGNNGDSFDLNDDDFGEF